Within Wyeomyia smithii strain HCP4-BCI-WySm-NY-G18 chromosome 2, ASM2978416v1, whole genome shotgun sequence, the genomic segment CGGCACTGGAAGCTGCGAATATGCGGGACTGGAAGGTAATTCACTAAAACAATAACCTATGGTGTAAATTGGTTCCTAATAAAAGATTGATTGTGCTCGAGGATTGATACGGGGTTCAGTTTAGTATCCCTGGAATCCACCTTGGCTGTTCGGGTAGCCACCGGCTCCGTTCTGGCCAGCTCCGGTATCTTCGTAGGTGATGGTTGGGCGGTATCCGTTTTGGTCGGCTTCGTAGTTTACAATCTTAAggaagaataaaataaattgaatggTGCTGGGGTTATTTGATCGGTTAAGACAGGCAAAACATACTTGCTTGCGACCATCGGGCAAGAGGACATAGTACCGTCCAACGGTGCGGTCTCCATCGCGGGATTCCATGTGCCCGAAGTCATTGCCAGACTGGTAGTCCTCGACTTTGTACTCGAAGGAGTATTTGGCCGGTTCGGCGTTTGCATCAGCATAGTTGTACCCGTCGCTGGAACCAGCACCCGATGGGGCTCCGTACTGCGAGGAGGGAGCGGAGGGGTAGTTGTAGCCGTTATTGTTTGTGTTATAGTTGTAACCGTTATTCCCATTGAAACCGCCTTGTTGCTGGTTCGGGGGCAGATAGTTGCTACGGGGCGATGGTGGTTCGGCAAGGGCTAGAGCTGCCAGCGAAATCACGGCGATAGCGGCGAAGACCTGTCACAGAAGAgcggaagagagagagagagagcacaCAAACAATGAAAGCAAAGCTCGTGAACTTGACCACGATCAGATGTTGCTGTAAATGTTAGCACGTTCGAATGTTACGGCGCGAAGACGACGACTGACGGGATAAGTCACCTTTGCTCGGCTGACCGTGTGCGTCATAAGATAAACAGAACATTTTTTGTCTGTTCCTACATCGCATCGCTTGGGCGATTATTATTCGAGTGGTAGGTTGAATCAGTGAGCAAAACTAATTTCGAGTTATGGGCGCTAGTGAGGATGCTTCTCGCTCGGATTAGACCCTGAAGGTATGAGAACGATCGTGCTGTTCGATTTTGATTGGTATGGCAGCGGAGAATGACACATCAACTTTGGCTTTCGTTCGCTGTGAAGCCGCGAACAGCCATGAGCGTGAAACAGTATCGACGTTCGAAAAGAATGAGGGTTCCAATATGGTTGAAAACTTCAACCAAAATGTTTTCTGGGTgtagtatatttttgatcagttATTAGAAATCTAGTAATCAATTGAAAACCTAGATTGATTGCCTCTAAAGCTGTTGAAATTCGTTACACGTCAAAACGTTTAAAGATTTTACAAGGTAAAGCTTGTGAAATTCACTAAATTATTTGTCTGAGTGTAATCATTCGAACGACGAATGTTTTTGCAATGTTTTATAGACAAGTAAGAGGTAAGTTATTCCAATGCAGCGTGAATTCAGATAAATCCAGAGAACCcatataatattgttttaaatgacTAATCCATAATTCAGTAACGGTTCTTATAATTCATATGGTTATTGGCTACTCTGCAGCAGATTTGAAACCGAAGCTTGTGTTACGACTTGAAAGTAAATCGTAATTTAATTAATTCTAACATGTAATTATCTTTTTCAGCCGATCTGATAAGTCACACTAGATAGTTTTTCTTGATTACCatctattattttatttaacttTGGATGAGTTCATTGAAACAGGATTAGAGCCGGATTAAAATCGTGTTATATATTGACATCCCCCTAAAAAATACAAATCTCTATGCTTTAATTTCGAGTTTTACTTTCGGACAAATAAGAATAGATGTGAAATCTATGAAAATTTTATGACATTAAAGCTGCAAAAAGTGCACATTTTTATAACTATTATAATTGTAATTCTACTATACAATCGCATATGGATTTGGGATCGGCAACACTGCTTTTCATAACTAATTATAGTTGTGTAAAAAAGACCAAATAATCACGTGTGGGAGTGAACATTACACTGCTGCTAAAGATAAGAATAGTGCTCAGACAGGAGGCAGTTCAGAAGCGATCTTTTTGTTACTTCCCAAATTTATACTCTATACATTGGAAGCAACAAACAAACGAAACGGCAAGTGGTAAAAGCGAGGTTCATGTAGAGAGCTTCCAAAACCCTCACATGATGgcttgcatgaaagcttgtATGCGTGGCTGAGTGGACAAACACTGCTGCTGTTTACATCATAAGAAATCAAATGCAATGAAAATAAGTAATGATTTTGCTATGCATGACTTCTTTTCCTAATTTGTTTTCCAAGGCATGGAAGTAATATAGCTGTTTTTTGTTGCAGGTTTATCGCCTTAAGAACAATCCAAAGCCAGGACCGCATGCTTGATGTAGAACTATATATGGTTGTTcgttacattacttgtattgaatatgtttaaaattttgtgcaaaagaggaatggaacaaacactatacaGCGCAAACAAGGATCAACAGTtagagtgcatgcagattaaaataatattttactACGAGTTACTACGGCAAAACGGGAATTAGGGCATTTTTTTGATAACAtagtggaaagctgtttttacGATGAAAATCATATTGTCCCACATATTGTCAAAATATTGCAACTTTTCATTAAAGGAAGTGCCAACTGATTTATCTACTACTGTATCTAATGCTGCCCGCTGTCGCACGAAGGCAGCTCTTTACTAGAAGAAGCACAGCTGTATTAGTTGGCTCTTCCACTATCGCTTATACCCGCTGCCACTGATGCTGTTGCTAAGTAAGGACTGCCCTAGTCACTGTCTAGTTTAGGCAGGAACTGGATTTTCCgatttactaggtctataattctgtcgatcgTGCTTGAGAAAGTAAGTattagcgaccaatcagaggttggCTTTTGCGTTTTAACAAGTCCTTACAATagtcaatagtttgaataatcaaattacaattttctgcattcagGAAGGGAAGAATGAAGGAAACCCATCGTAAACTAACcgacttattagcatttgaatttgtacatatttttcacattttccgttgttagattttcattttacatccctatcctatttctgagagacgtagttctacgctaGAAACGGGTCACGATTTTGGTCTGGCTGAAACTTGGCATAGAAGTTTCTATGGGCTAGAGATGTCCCTTTGCGCAATTAGTCTTTTTTGAATCACGAATCATTTCTGATCAGGGCTTATGTATAAATggcattgatgattacaaatatttttggaaccagaccggtttgtttgatcggttgaTCTGGCAAAGATGTGATGGTGATTGGTTCCTTTTTGGGAGTATATCAGAGGTTAATAGAGGGCCATAATTGATATAGAAAATTCTTCTTCGCCTATGTCCTAACGTTAGCCTACTCAGAGTTATTCAACTTTTATGTTTCTTGAATACTTTTCTTTTGAGTAGCTCTAACTTTGAATGTTTACCACTTAGAGCAGTTCCATtgatttcatttgaaagctaAGAAAA encodes:
- the LOC129724842 gene encoding pro-resilin-like gives rise to the protein MKVFAAIAVISLAALALAEPPSPRSNYLPPNQQQGGFNGNNGYNYNTNNNGYNYPSAPSSQYGAPSGAGSSDGYNYADANAEPAKYSFEYKVEDYQSGNDFGHMESRDGDRTVGRYYVLLPDGRKQIVNYEADQNGYRPTITYEDTGAGQNGAGGYPNSQGGFQGY